The Coffea eugenioides isolate CCC68of chromosome 8, Ceug_1.0, whole genome shotgun sequence genome has a segment encoding these proteins:
- the LOC113780448 gene encoding uncharacterized protein LOC113780448, whose amino-acid sequence MELPLRKEEYQIQDELDLLLDPEVDRYTASPFVLDIEDYPLPMRLQTAADAVRCKTFPMFLEGKARQWFQGLPPRSIRSFSQLARLFPAQFVSSRAFSKSTTHLMTVHQAPEESLRQYMVRFNNKSLQIRDRDDKVVMAAFVNGLRKQKMYTEFVEKPPKSVREMLDRAHEKANAKEANRLKGAQERLRDDRRRKSTELGDAPPGQGRKNTFDLLLRSRPFEKEKAWTSLTAPRARVIVVMEQESLSRPPRPLADDKSQRDQGLYCAYHRDVGHDTEDYRHLKKDIEKLIRRGHLGQFIRDGRTDQRQGGTNRNMRTTHVTDLGAPETELPNRKYRT is encoded by the exons ATGGAGCTCCCTCTCAGGAAAGAGGAATACCAAATACAGGATGAACTGGATCTGTTGCTAGATCCGGAGGTGGACAGGTACACCGCCTCTCCCTTCGTGCTCGACATTGAAGATTATCCACTGCCC ATGCGCTTGCAAACGGCTGCTGATGCCGTTAGGTGCAAAACCTTCCCGATGTTCCTGGAGGGAAAGGCCCGTCAATGGTTCCAGGGATTACCTCCCAGGTCAATTCGATCCTTCAGCCAGCTCGCACGACTGTTCCCAGCTCAGTTCGTGTCTTCGCGAGCCTTTTCCAAGAGCACAACTCACCTGATGACAGTTCACCAGGCGCCTGAGGAGTCGCTGCGCCAGTATATGGTGCGCTTCAACAACAAGTCCCTTCAGATTCGGGACCGGGACGATAAGGTGGTCATGGCTGCCTTCGTCAATGGATTGCGTAAGCAGAAGATGTATACAGAGTTCGTGGAAAAACCTCCCAAGTCTGTTCGGGAGATGCTAGACCGAGCTCATGAGAAGGCTAATGCCAAAGAGGCCAATCGCTTGAAAGGCGCACAGGAAAGGCTAAGGGACGACAGGCGCAGGAAAAGCACCGAACTGGGGGATGCGCCACCTGGTCAGGGACGAAAGAACACCTTCGACCTCCTGCTCCGGAGCCGGCCCTTTGAGAAAGAAAAGGCTTGGACTTCGCTCACAGCGCCCAGGGCCCGAGTCATCGTAGTGATGGAACAAGAGAGCCTCTCTCGGCCTCCTCGACCACTGGCCGATGACAAGAGCCAGCGTGATCAGGGCTTGTATTGCGCATACCATCGTGACGTAGGACACGATACCGAGGACTACCGTCACCTTAAGAAGGACATCGAAAAGTTGATCAGAAGAGGACACCTCGGACAGTTCATACGTGACGGACGGACCGACCAGAGACAAGGGGGTACAAACAGGAACATGCGAACTACCCACGTGACCGACCTGGGTGCCCCCGAGACCGAACTCCCGAACAGGAAGTACAGAACCTAA
- the LOC113781321 gene encoding F-box protein At2g26160-like: MVDWSSLPVELLGLIARQLRFAQDYVRFGAVCKSWRRVILQRDGSLCSLLPLLMLAEKEFSDLREFCCPLTDRMFKLYLPEIRGKRCWGSSDGWLVTIGADFQMCLLNPLTRKQILLPPLHKCSNLNTLICSPEEFRDYFVCKVVLTSSPASSSCVILAIYSDFAKMALAKLGDESWTPLQSSSCLFLDVIYFGGQLYAIDSLGNIMIYSICGSCIETIPSNLIQSEDELEDRLLYLVDIGGQVHVVQRYVSEILITQTPERKTWKFEIYKLEAVSHKLEEINCLGDWSIFVGNNHSFAVSTSDHPECCSNCIYFTDDYSGISDPISHGYDVGIYIFENHKIQPFIGEDVSPARFSVPLWFRPVLV; this comes from the coding sequence ATGGTGGATTGGTCGAGTCTTCCGGTTGAGCTTTTGGGATTGATTGCCAGACAACTGCGTTTTGCCCAAGATTATGTAAGATTTGGGGCCGTGTGCAAGTCATGGAGACGGGTTATTCTGCAGAGAGATGGCAGTTTATGCTCACTGCTTCCATTGTTGATGCTTGCTGAGAAGGAATTTAGTGATTTACGTGAATTTTGTTGCCCTTTAACTGACAGAATGTTCAAGCTATACTTGCCAGAGATTCGTGGTAAGCGATGTTGGGGTTCTTCTGATGGCTGGTTGGTAACCATTGGCGCTGATTTTCAGATGTGTTTACTTAATCCTCTTACGAGAAAGCAGATATTACTCCCACCACTACACAAATGCTCAAATTTGAACACACTTATTTGCTCTCCAGAAGAATTTCGTGACTATTTTGTGTGCAAAGTGGTTCTGACTTCAAGTCCTGCATCTTCAAGTTGTGTAATTCTGGCTATATATTCTGATTTTGCCAAAATGGCCCTGGCTAAGCTAGGTGATGAATCTTGGACTCCATTGCAGAGCTCTTCTTGCCTTTTCCTAGATGTCATTTATTTTGGTGGACAACTTTATGCTATTGACAGCCTTGGGAACATTATGATCTATAGCATTTGTGGTTCTTGTATTGAGACAATACCTTCGAATTTGATACAATCCGAAGATGAGCTAGAGGATCGTCTTTTGTATCTTGTAGATATTGGAGGACAGGTTCATGTGGTCCAAAGATATGTTTCTGAAATTTTAATTACCCAGACTCCTGAACGAAAAACCTGGAAGTTTGAGATCTACAAACTGGAAGCTGTCAGTCATAAGTTGGAAGAAATAAACTGTTTGGGTGATTGGTCGATATTTGTTGGGAACAATCATTCTTTTGCTGTTTCAACTTCTGATCACCCTGAATGTTGTAGTAACTGCATATACTTCACCGATGACTATTCAGGAATATCTGATCCTATATCACATGGCTATGATGTCGGTATTTACATCTTTGAAAATCACAAGATACAACCTTTTATTGGAGAAGATGTCTCACCTGCTAGGTTTTCTGTACCACTTTGGTTCAGACCAGTTTTAGTGTAA